One genomic window of bacterium includes the following:
- a CDS encoding AAA family ATPase, whose translation MERPIDFLKRQNLDFKVEGEEIRLHKCPFCGSEGNRAFVIHAVTGKWHCFACLESGRSLYSLKKKMGLIDTVAKLSFEKLKPLDNKYLDEVMLAHNTLMKNRKYLRDLIKNWKISLNTIRRQKLGVLVENEEVDGEILPVPKTLVIPYFKNGRLYNIKYRSWFGLPKTFRQVKNAPKIMYNEDALKDIYDIGEAILLEGEHDTITLIDKGIENVLGIPGAGVFHPEWYERFEELEKIYLALDADKAGELGTKKLISRLGIHRCYIIHLPEGYDVSDYVNEFGIERFKLLLKEATRAEPESVHRIDKIAESEILAGEISENVLPTFSEELNRILNGGFRSGELITAVGFPKTGKTSLFLKIATELARQNIPTMYYCVEMTATRLAKLAWGMLLDVGRDFQFTKDYVLIKHYLDENQVPSLYICAPNSIKKPEQVEETIRDSILRFDLKLVIFDNIHYLVRTEIHNRVQVMESYIRKFRDISRELEVPIVIIAHFGKGDPTMMPKGMTPQWAASFLSDSDTVLLIHRNRIPGIEESFSRVLYVSVEAGRESQGGTCFFDLDTNFLHFREITKDEAIKLEQIFESMEIKEKRRKK comes from the coding sequence ATGGAAAGGCCGATTGATTTTTTGAAAAGACAAAATTTGGATTTTAAAGTAGAAGGCGAAGAAATAAGATTACATAAATGTCCTTTTTGTGGTTCGGAAGGTAATCGTGCATTTGTTATTCATGCTGTTACAGGCAAATGGCATTGTTTTGCATGTTTAGAAAGTGGTAGAAGTCTTTATAGTTTGAAAAAGAAAATGGGATTAATTGATACCGTTGCGAAGCTATCTTTTGAAAAGTTAAAACCGTTAGATAATAAATATTTAGATGAAGTTATGTTAGCACATAATACATTGATGAAAAATAGAAAATATTTAAGAGATTTAATAAAGAATTGGAAAATTTCATTAAATACTATAAGAAGACAAAAGTTGGGTGTTTTGGTTGAAAATGAAGAAGTTGATGGTGAAATTTTGCCAGTTCCAAAGACTTTGGTTATCCCATATTTTAAAAATGGGAGATTATATAATATTAAGTATAGAAGTTGGTTTGGATTGCCTAAAACTTTTAGGCAAGTAAAGAATGCACCTAAAATAATGTATAATGAAGATGCATTAAAAGATATTTATGATATTGGTGAAGCAATTCTTCTAGAAGGTGAACATGATACTATAACTTTAATAGATAAAGGAATAGAAAATGTTTTGGGGATTCCTGGTGCTGGGGTTTTCCACCCTGAATGGTATGAAAGATTTGAAGAATTGGAAAAGATTTATTTAGCACTTGATGCAGATAAGGCAGGCGAATTAGGAACAAAAAAATTGATTAGCAGATTAGGTATCCATCGTTGTTATATAATTCATTTGCCAGAAGGTTATGATGTATCTGATTATGTAAATGAATTTGGGATAGAAAGATTTAAATTATTATTAAAAGAAGCAACAAGAGCAGAACCTGAATCTGTACATAGAATAGATAAAATAGCGGAAAGTGAAATATTGGCAGGTGAAATATCGGAAAATGTATTGCCAACATTTAGCGAAGAATTGAATAGAATTTTAAATGGTGGTTTTAGGTCAGGCGAATTGATTACAGCAGTAGGTTTCCCGAAGACGGGAAAAACCTCATTATTTTTAAAAATTGCTACAGAATTAGCACGTCAAAATATTCCAACTATGTATTATTGTGTTGAAATGACAGCTACTAGATTAGCTAAATTAGCTTGGGGAATGTTATTAGATGTTGGTAGAGATTTTCAATTTACAAAGGATTATGTATTGATAAAACATTATTTAGATGAGAATCAAGTTCCAAGCCTTTATATTTGTGCTCCAAATAGTATTAAAAAACCTGAGCAAGTAGAAGAAACTATTAGAGATAGCATCTTGCGTTTTGATTTAAAATTAGTTATATTTGATAATATACATTATTTGGTGAGAACAGAAATTCACAATAGAGTTCAGGTTATGGAAAGTTATATTAGAAAATTTAGAGACATTTCACGTGAGTTGGAAGTTCCAATAGTTATAATTGCGCATTTTGGTAAGGGCGATCCTACTATGATGCCAAAAGGGATGACACCACAATGGGCGGCTAGTTTTCTATCAGATAGTGATACAGTTTTGTTAATACATAGAAATAGAATTCCAGGTATTGAAGAAAGCTTTAGTAGAGTATTGTATGTTTCAGTAGAAGCGGGTAGAGAATCTCAAGGTGGCACTTGTTTTTTTGATTTAGATACTAATTTTCTTCATTTTAGAGAAATAACTAAAGATGAAGCTATTAAATTGGAGCAAATTTTTGAAAGTATGGAAATAAAAGAAAAAAGGAGGAAAAAATGA
- a CDS encoding AAA family ATPase, whose product MELEDICGNELLKKVLKPFFDGEQPLPGAILIFGPSGSGKTTLANIIANHFTIPRYIYFINIADLRGIDNAREIIRRAQTPIFENRKRIWILDEINEIGTAAMNSFLNIFENTPKDVHFILTGIEGDKLPITIRRRCLRLRTEALEYRTFCKCIAKGLRSLQFPVSAIFFQKLYEKSYGCIGIAKKLMSGMIHFNSEGDALNYLEKITSSHEELSFSKIAEILFNVSDLQQLIDYLNKYKREIEANTEALRKYLLATFINQLLILSPDNIRLIYDCIEPLNHPIYDSSSMILAILETYFRLEKVKNKFGG is encoded by the coding sequence GTGGAACTAGAAGATATTTGTGGAAATGAATTATTAAAAAAGGTATTAAAACCATTTTTTGATGGTGAACAACCATTACCTGGGGCTATTTTAATCTTTGGCCCTTCAGGTTCTGGCAAAACTACATTAGCTAATATAATTGCTAATCACTTTACAATTCCACGTTATATTTATTTTATAAATATTGCTGATTTAAGGGGAATAGATAATGCAAGGGAGATAATTAGACGTGCTCAAACACCAATTTTCGAAAATAGAAAACGTATTTGGATATTAGATGAAATTAATGAGATTGGTACGGCTGCAATGAATAGCTTTTTGAACATTTTTGAAAATACACCAAAAGATGTACATTTTATCTTGACTGGAATAGAAGGTGATAAACTTCCAATTACTATTAGAAGAAGATGTCTTAGATTAAGAACTGAAGCTTTGGAATATAGAACTTTTTGTAAATGTATAGCTAAAGGGTTGCGTTCATTGCAATTTCCAGTGAGTGCAATTTTTTTTCAAAAGTTATATGAAAAATCTTATGGATGTATTGGTATAGCTAAAAAATTAATGTCGGGAATGATTCATTTTAATAGTGAAGGTGATGCATTAAATTATTTGGAAAAAATTACTTCTAGTCATGAAGAATTAAGTTTTTCTAAGATAGCAGAGATATTATTTAATGTTAGTGATTTACAACAATTAATTGATTATCTGAATAAATATAAAAGAGAAATAGAGGCAAATACTGAAGCTTTAAGAAAATACTTATTAGCTACCTTTATTAATCAACTTTTGATATTATCACCAGATAATATTAGATTGATATATGACTGTATAGAGCCATTAAATCATCCTATTTATGATTCATCTTCTATGATTTTGGCTATATTAGAAACATATTTTAGATTAGAAAAAGTAAAAAATAAATTTGGAGGTTAA
- a CDS encoding zinc ribbon domain-containing protein, translating into MPRFEYKCRKCGTIVEEEKPISEHNKAPEICPVCGAKGTMYQVITSPPGIDLTKAGPGTYFNDYRMWEKGAEPFDENIPKQREKEAYMKNRGEKGWRSLPKYNRKKLLEKHLVK; encoded by the coding sequence ATGCCCCGCTTTGAGTATAAATGTCGAAAATGTGGAACAATAGTTGAAGAAGAAAAACCTATTTCAGAACATAATAAAGCACCAGAGATTTGTCCTGTTTGTGGTGCAAAAGGTACAATGTATCAGGTTATTACTAGTCCACCAGGAATAGATTTAACTAAAGCTGGTCCTGGGACATATTTTAATGATTATAGAATGTGGGAAAAAGGCGCTGAACCATTTGATGAGAATATTCCAAAACAACGGGAAAAAGAAGCATATATGAAAAATAGAGGCGAAAAAGGTTGGAGATCTTTACCTAAATATAATAGAAAAAAATTATTGGAAAAACATTTAGTTAAATAA